CAGGAGGCTGCCGGCCAGCGGCCGGCACCACCCTTAAATCGGGGGGCCTTGGCCGGCGTTGCTCCGTGCACAGCAGTTCAGACGTTGCCGGTCAGCGGCCGGCGCCACCGGTCAGTCGGGCGCCTTGGCCGGCACGAACGGCGAGGTCGGGTCGCTGGCCGGGAAGGTCTCCTCCAGCGCCTCGTCCTGGTTGTCGCTGGCGCGCTGCTTGCGTTCGCGGCGCTTGAGCGGGCTTTCCTGGCCGCCGCGATGGCGGTCGCCGCCGTCCTTGCGATCCTGGGCCGCCTGTTCAGCCTCGTGCTTCACCGGCAGGTGGTCGCCACCGTGCTCAGCGTCGAAGAAGGGCGCACCGGTACCACGGTAATCGGCATTGTCGGCATCGTGCTTGCCGCGCTGCTCGCCGGGAATGGGCGGGTGGTTCGCGCGCAGCGGGTCGCGGGAGGTCTCTCGGCTCATGGTCTGGCTACCTGCGCTCGGGGCGACCACTACACCGCGCCACAGGTAAAGCCGCCGCGAACCCGGCGTCATGAACATCTCGCTCACCCCCCGGTAACGGCACCGCGCGTATTCCTGCCCACCCGCCCCCGCTGCAGGAGCCGGCCATGCCCCGTCTTGAACGACCCGCACCGTCCGTGTTCAACGCCCTGCTCGATCCGCTCGGCCAGCGCACGGCGCAACGCCGCACGCGCCGCCATGAGGATCCGCAGGCGGTGGCGCAGGACTACCTGCAGTACATGCTCAGCGATTACGAGGAGCGTCGCGGGCAGAACCACCGCAACTGGCGTGATCTGTGCCCGGTCTATGCCTTTGCGCTGACCACCCATGCTGCCGACTGGCCGCGCGGTGACGCCGCCGATACCTGCGAGGAACTGGCCGAGCACTGGGAACAGATGCGCGGGCAGTCGCGGTTGAGCTGGTCGCAGGCACGGCCGGTGGTGGAAGACGCCTGGCGCGCGCTGGACCACATTCCGACGGCGGCGGTGAGGCCCTTGCTGCAGTAGTGTAGGGGTTCGGCATGCACACTCGGCTGTCCTGTGGTTGCCGGCCAGCGGCCGGCACTCCCGGATCTGCGTAGAACCCACGTGCACGGCACGGACACGGCTGGTTTACGCCCTCCGGACCACGCTGGGCACCCTGCCCTGCGCCAAAGGTGCACCCATGGCTCGTCCGATCTGGACCGGCACGCTGTCGTTTGGCCTGCTCAACGTGCCGGTGTCGCTGATGTCCGGCGAACGCAAGGTCGACCTGCAGTTCCGCATGCTCGACTCGCGCGACCGCAAGCCGATCCGGTTTGAGCGGGTCAACGCCGATACCGGCGAGGAAGTGCCCTGGAAGGACATCGTCAAAGCCTACGAGTACGACAAGGGGAGCTATGTCGTGCTGGAGGAAGGCGATATCCGCTCGGCGGCACCGGAAAGCCACGAAGCAGTGGAAGTGGAATCGTTCGTGGATGCGGCGCAGATCGACCCGCGCTATTACGAGAAACCGTATCTGCTGGTACCCGGCAAGAAGGCCGAAAAGGGCTACGTGCTGCTGCGCGAGACGTTGCGCAGCACCGGCAAGGTGGGCATCGCACGGGTGGTGGTGCGCACACGCGAATACCTGTGTGCGGTGATGCCACAGCAGGACGCGCTGGTGCTGATGATCCTGCGTTATCCGCAGGAACTGGTGGATCCCGAGGACTACAAACTGCCCACCGGCAAACTGTCCGACTACCGCATCACCAGCAAGGAAACGGCAATGGCCGAGCAGCTGATCGAGTCGATGGCCGGTGATTGGGACCCATCCCAATACCACGACGAGTTCCGCGAGCGACTGCAGCAGGTGTTGAACAAGCGCATCAAGTCCAAGGGCGGCACCACCCGGGTGGAGGATGAGCCTGCACCACGCGAGGATGCGACAACGAACGTTGTTGACTTCATGGCGTTGCTGCAGAAGAGCCTTGATGCGAACAAACGTACGCCGGCGAAGAAGACCGCAACGCGCAAGGCAGCCACAAAGTCGACGGTGAAGAAGGCCGCAAAAAAGGCGACGAAGAAAGCTGCAAAGAAGACCGCACCACGGCGCAAGGCAGGTTGAGCCATGTCGTTGCACCAGTACAGGCGCAAGCGCCGACTTGGAGGTGGCGCCGGGCAGACGCCGGAACCTGACGGAACGCCTGCACGCGCTGATCCCAAGCGGCGGCCGGTCTTCGTCATCCAGCTGCATCACGCAAGCTCGCGTCACTACGATTTCCGTTTGGAGATGGACGGTGTACTGAAGAGCTGGGCGGTGCCGAAGGGGCCGTCGCTGCGTGTCGGTGAGAAGCGACTGGCCGTGGAAGTGGAAGACCATCCGCTGTCCTACGCCGGGTTCGAAGGAGACATTCCTGAAGGCCACTATGGTGCTGGCCACGTGGATGTGTTCGATCACGGCACCTGGGCCTGTGAAGGCGATCCACTGCAGGCGCTGGCTGCTGGAAAGATCGACTTCGTGCTGCATGGGCAACGCCTGGCCGGTGGCTGGAAGCTGGTGCGGACCGCGATGAAAGGACGCCAGGTGCAGTGGCTGCTGATCAAGCGTGACGACGGCGAAGCGCGCGACGCCGAAGCAGATGATCTGCTGGGCGTGCCCGCGCCGAAGCGCGCGTCCGCAGTGATGAAGCGCACTGCGGGCAAGACGGGGCGTGCTGCACCAGCCGCACGCACTTCTATCCGCAAGGCCGATGCACGCTGGCATGCGCACGCGCTGAAACTGGACGGCGCACGTGACGCGCCCTACCCGCAGGGGTTCAAACCGCAATTGACCGATCATCGCGACAGTGCGCCGGACGGCGAGCGCTGGCTGCACGAGATCAAATGGGACGGCTATCGCCTGCTGGCCGATCTGCACGACGGCGAGGTGAAGCTGCGCTCCCGCAATGGCCTGGACTGGACCGATGATTTTCCCGAGGTGGTACAGGCCGTGCAGGCGCTGCCGGTGCGCGATGCACGCCTGGACGGCGAGTTGGTAGTGCTGGACAAGGAAGGACGCAGTGACTTCGCAACGTTGCAGCGCGTGATCGATGGCAGTTCAAAACAACCGCTGCGCTACATCGTGTTCGATCTTCCGGGTGTGGCCGGCGTGGACATCAGCCGTGCGCCGCTGGTGGAGCGCAAGGCGCTGCTGAAGGAGCTCATCGGGCCCGCGCCCGGCACTCTGGCCTTCAGCGAACACGTGATCGACCATGGACCGCAGGTGTTCGACGCCAGCGGTGGGGCCGGCTTCGAAGGCATCGTCAGCAAACAGGTGGATGCGCCCTATGTGAACACCCGCGCGCGCAGCTGGGTGAAGGTGAAGCACGAAGACACCGACGAGTTCGTGATTGTCGGCTATACGGCGCCGAAGGGTTCACGCGTGGGCTTCGGATCGTTGCTGCTGGCAACGCCGGACAAGGGTGGATTGCGCTACGTGGGCCGGGTCGGTACCGGCTTCGATGACGAGAACCTGCGCGCGCTGCTCAAGGCACTGCAGCCACTGGCAATAAAGACGCCCGTGCTGCAGCTTCCGGCGCATGTTCCGTTCCGCGCCGCCAGCGTGCGCTGGGTGAAGCCGGTGACGGTGGCGGAAGTGGCATTCCGTGGCTGGGGCAAGGAAGGCTTGCTGCGCCAGGCCAGTTTCAAGCGGCTGCGCAGCGACAAGCAGAAGGAGGACCTGGGAATGAGCACAGCAACAGCAGATGCTGAAGTCGGGGGCGAGGTCCAGATCACTCATCCGGAGCGGGTGGTGTTTCCCAGTCAGAGACTGAGCAAAGGCGACGTGGCCGACTATTACCGGCGCATGGCGCGCTGGATCCTGCCCGAGATCGTCGGACGTCCGCTGTCATTGCTGCGCTGTCCGGATGGCGCCGGCAAAGTCTGCTTCTTCCAGAAGCATCATGGCCCCGGCCTGGGTGACGCGGTGCATGCAGTGCCCCTGCAGCAGAAGAGTGGCCGCGAGGATTACGTCTACATCGATGATGCGCGGGGCTTGCTGCAGCTGGTGCAGATGAACACGCTGGAGCTGCATCCATGGGGTGCGACCGTGGCCGACCCGGAGCATCCGGATCGACTGGTGTTCGACCTCGACCCTGGTGACCGCGTCAGCTGGGCACAGGTGAAAGCCGGTGCACGCGATGTGCGTGACCGCCTGCAGCAGGTAGGTCTCGAGAGCTTCGTGCGGCTGTCCGGTGGCAAGGGCGTACATGTGGTGGTACCGCTGCAGCCCAAGGCGGACTGGGAACAGGCGAAGGCATTCTGCGAGGCGTTTGCGCAGGCAATGGCACAGGAGCAACCTGAGCGCTACGTGGCGACGATGAGCAAGGCCAAGCGCAGTGGTGTCATCTTCATCGACTGGCTGCGCAACACGCGCGGGGCCACCAGCGTGTGTTCGTGGTCGCTGCGCGCGCGCGATTCCGCCGGTGTGGCGGTGCCGCTGCGCTGGGAGGAACTGGCTCGTATCAGTGCCGCCGACGCATTTCCCATGGGCAAGGCGCTGGCGAGGGCGAAGCGCTTGAAGGGTGACCCTTGGCAGGGCATCGAGCGGTTGAAGCAGACGCTGCCGTCGCTGAAGCGGTAGTGCCGGCCGCT
The sequence above is a segment of the Stenotrophomonas maltophilia genome. Coding sequences within it:
- a CDS encoding Ku protein, whose product is MARPIWTGTLSFGLLNVPVSLMSGERKVDLQFRMLDSRDRKPIRFERVNADTGEEVPWKDIVKAYEYDKGSYVVLEEGDIRSAAPESHEAVEVESFVDAAQIDPRYYEKPYLLVPGKKAEKGYVLLRETLRSTGKVGIARVVVRTREYLCAVMPQQDALVLMILRYPQELVDPEDYKLPTGKLSDYRITSKETAMAEQLIESMAGDWDPSQYHDEFRERLQQVLNKRIKSKGGTTRVEDEPAPREDATTNVVDFMALLQKSLDANKRTPAKKTATRKAATKSTVKKAAKKATKKAAKKTAPRRKAG
- the ligD gene encoding DNA ligase D; this translates as MSLHQYRRKRRLGGGAGQTPEPDGTPARADPKRRPVFVIQLHHASSRHYDFRLEMDGVLKSWAVPKGPSLRVGEKRLAVEVEDHPLSYAGFEGDIPEGHYGAGHVDVFDHGTWACEGDPLQALAAGKIDFVLHGQRLAGGWKLVRTAMKGRQVQWLLIKRDDGEARDAEADDLLGVPAPKRASAVMKRTAGKTGRAAPAARTSIRKADARWHAHALKLDGARDAPYPQGFKPQLTDHRDSAPDGERWLHEIKWDGYRLLADLHDGEVKLRSRNGLDWTDDFPEVVQAVQALPVRDARLDGELVVLDKEGRSDFATLQRVIDGSSKQPLRYIVFDLPGVAGVDISRAPLVERKALLKELIGPAPGTLAFSEHVIDHGPQVFDASGGAGFEGIVSKQVDAPYVNTRARSWVKVKHEDTDEFVIVGYTAPKGSRVGFGSLLLATPDKGGLRYVGRVGTGFDDENLRALLKALQPLAIKTPVLQLPAHVPFRAASVRWVKPVTVAEVAFRGWGKEGLLRQASFKRLRSDKQKEDLGMSTATADAEVGGEVQITHPERVVFPSQRLSKGDVADYYRRMARWILPEIVGRPLSLLRCPDGAGKVCFFQKHHGPGLGDAVHAVPLQQKSGREDYVYIDDARGLLQLVQMNTLELHPWGATVADPEHPDRLVFDLDPGDRVSWAQVKAGARDVRDRLQQVGLESFVRLSGGKGVHVVVPLQPKADWEQAKAFCEAFAQAMAQEQPERYVATMSKAKRSGVIFIDWLRNTRGATSVCSWSLRARDSAGVAVPLRWEELARISAADAFPMGKALARAKRLKGDPWQGIERLKQTLPSLKR